The following coding sequences lie in one bacterium genomic window:
- the rpsP gene encoding 30S ribosomal protein S16 gives MLKIRLQRVGRKNVPVFRVVLTDHKNSAKSGKFLEVLGSYDPVHNKKEIKVERVKHWLSVGARPSETVHNFLIDRKLIEGKKINVLPKKRPIKKEEEAKSESVTSEAQSVPAESKPETESSSAETKSEEKSAESAGASTTAEEVKDKEPDAKAEEKPREEKKEEVPAQA, from the coding sequence ATGTTAAAAATCCGATTACAGCGTGTCGGTCGCAAAAATGTCCCTGTGTTTAGGGTGGTTTTGACAGACCATAAAAATAGCGCAAAGAGCGGGAAATTCTTGGAGGTTTTGGGTTCATATGACCCTGTGCATAACAAAAAAGAAATCAAGGTAGAGAGAGTGAAGCATTGGCTATCCGTAGGGGCTCGGCCGTCAGAGACGGTTCATAATTTTTTGATTGACAGAAAACTTATTGAGGGCAAGAAGATAAACGTTTTACCAAAAAAACGTCCGATTAAAAAAGAAGAAGAGGCAAAAAGCGAGAGCGTAACTTCCGAGGCGCAATCGGTTCCGGCTGAATCAAAACCTGAAACAGAGTCCTCTTCCGCGGAGACCAAATCGGAAGAAAAAAGTGCCGAATCCGCCGGCGCTTCTACCACGGCAGAAGAAGTGAAAGACAAGGAACCAGATGCGAAAGCGGAGGAGAAACCGCGGGAGGAAAAGAAAGAAGAAGTTCCGGCGCAAGCATAA
- a CDS encoding KH domain-containing protein, which translates to MSNELDVQFLDFVVKSLVDNPNDVKVERTVDEMGVLLTLSVNSADMGKIIGRMGNTAKAIRTLLRVVGMKNNARVNLKINEPEGGMRSQSSASKSVDEAMEDLKI; encoded by the coding sequence ATGTCAAACGAATTGGATGTTCAGTTTTTGGATTTTGTAGTCAAGTCCCTTGTTGACAATCCGAACGACGTTAAAGTTGAAAGGACTGTGGACGAGATGGGAGTACTTCTCACTCTCTCGGTAAATTCGGCTGATATGGGCAAAATTATCGGAAGAATGGGCAACACCGCCAAAGCTATAAGAACTTTGCTTCGCGTGGTTGGAATGAAGAACAATGCCCGCGTTAACCTTAAAATAAACGAACCGGAAGGAGGAATGCGCTCCCAAAGCAGCGCTTCAAAATCAGTGGACGAGGCGATGGAAGATTTGAAGATATAA